A single region of the Raphanus sativus cultivar WK10039 chromosome 1, ASM80110v3, whole genome shotgun sequence genome encodes:
- the LOC108841209 gene encoding vacuolar protein sorting-associated protein 55 homolog, which yields MADIPRHLRACLDMGKIAFLAILVSGGIVLQILACALYNNWWPMLSVIMYVLLPMPLLFFAGSDSTSLFNESDNSWINAAKFMTGASAVGSIAIPSILKHAGLIGWGALAFDLSSYVVFLVAILCYICVGDDSDNYYSYI from the exons ATGGCAGACATACCTAGACACCTGCGCGCTTGTTTGGATATGGGGAAAATAGCTTTCTTGGCAATCCTAGTTTCTGGAGGAATCGTCTTACAGATCCTG GCTTGTGCACTGTATAATAACTGGTGGCCTATGCTAAGTG TGATAATGTACGTGCTTCTCCCAATGCCTTTGCTCTTCTTCGCTGGATCGGACAGTACATCTCTCTTCAATGAATCAGACAATAG CTGGATCAATGCAGCCAAGTTCATGACTGGTGCATCAGCAGTTGGAAGCATCGCCATACCTTCGATTCTAAAACACGCTGGACTCATCGGTTGGGGCGCATTAGCCTTTGATCTCTCTTCCTACGTTGTCTTCCTCGTCGCTATACTGTGTTACATTTGCGTAGGAGATGACAGTGACAACTATTACAGCTACATATAA
- the LOC108813322 gene encoding protein NRT1/ PTR FAMILY 7.3 has translation MSCLEINNKDMMKKKEGEETRDGTVDYYGRPSIRSNSGQWVAGIIILLNQGLATLAFFGVGVNLVLFLTRVLQQNNADAANNVSKWTGTVYIFSLVGAFLSDSYWGRYKTCAIFQVIFVIGLSSLSLSSYMFLIKPRGCGNEVTPCGTHSTMEITMFYLSIYLIALGNGGYQPNIATFGADQFDEEHPKEGYSKIAFFSYFYLALNLGSLFSNTILGYFEDEGMWALGFWASTGSAILALILFLVGTPRYRHFKPTGNPLSRFCQVLVAATKKSSVETPSRGREEMYDEDKQEKNDSGNTGRRIMHTDEFKFLDRAAYITSRDLDDKKQGGVNPWRLCPVTQVEEVKCILRLIPIWLCTIIYSVVFTQMASLFVEQGAAMKTTVSGFKIPPASMSSFDILSVALFIFIYRRVLEPLATRFKKKDGSKGITELHRMGIGLVIAILAMVAAGVVECFRLKYADKSCIQCDGSSSLSIFWQVPQYSLIGASEVFMYVGQLEFFNAQTPDGLKSFGSALCMMSMSMGNFVSSLLVTMVVKISTVDHMPGWIPRNLNKGHLDRFYFLLAALTSIDLVMYIACARWYKCIQLEGKDERQDMMSDDENDSDSDAYEERPKV, from the exons ATGTCTTGCCTAGAGATTAATAACAAAGAC atgatgaagaagaaagaaggagaagaaacGAGAGATGGAACTGTGGATTACTATGGTCGTCCCTCTATTCGTTCCAATTCAGGCCAATGGGTTGCTGGCATCATCATTCTTC TGAACCAGGGGTTGGCCACACTGGCGTTTTTTGGAGTTGGAGTGAACTTGGTGCTGTTCCTAACGCGCGTGTTGCAGCAGAACAACGCAGACGCAGCGAACAACGTCAGCAAATGGACAGGAACTGTTTACATCTTCTCATTGGTCGGAGCGTTTCTCAGCGATTCTTATTGGGGACGTTACAAGACTTGTGCTATCTTCCAAGTCATTTTTGTCATC GGACTTTCATCGCTATCGCTATCATCATACATGTTCTTGATCAAACCAAGAGGTTGCGGGAACGAAGTCACGCCTTGCGGTACACATTCAACAATGGAGATCACAATGTTCTACCTCTCCATCTACTTGATCGCGTTGGGGAATGGCGGTTACCAACCGAACATAGCAACGTTTGGAGCTGATCAGTTCGATGAGGAGCATCCTAAAGAAGGGTACTCAAAGATTGCCTTCTTCAGCTACTTCTACCTCGCTTTGAACCTCGGTTCGCTCTTCTCCAACACCATCTTGGGATATTTTGAGGATGAAGGGATGTGGGCACTTGGTTTCTGGGCGTCCACTGGCTCTGCCATCTTGGCTTTGATTCTTTTCCTCGTTGGAACACCGAGATACCGTCATTTCAAGCCAACGGGGAACCCTCTTTCGAGGTTTTGCCAAGTTTTGGTCGCTGCAACGAAGAAATCATCGGTGGAGACGCCGTCTAGAGGGAGAGAGGAGATGTACGACGAAGACAAGCAAGAGAAAAATGATTCAGGAAACACAGGGAGGAGGATAATGCATACTGATGAGTTCAA GTTCTTGGACAGAGCAGCTTACATCACATCAAGAGATCTTGACGACAAGAAACAAGGCGGAGTGAATCCATGGAGGCTATGTCCGGTGACACAAGTTGAGGAAGTCAAGTGTATACTTAGACTGATCCCTATATGGCTCTGCACTATAATCTACTCAGTCGTCTTCACCCAAATGGCTTCTCTCTTTGTGGAGCAAGGCGCAGCAATGAAGACCACCGTCTCTGGTTTCAAAATCCCTCCCGCAAGTATGTCCAGCTTCGACATCCTCAGCGTCGCTTTGTTCATATTCATATACCGCAGAGTTCTAGAGCCGCTAGccaccagattcaagaagaaggatggatCAAAGGGAATCACCGAGCTTCACAGGATGGGTATTGGACTTGTGATTGCTATCTTAGCTATGGTTGCAGCTGGGGTTGTGGAATGCTTTAGACTCAAGTATGCAGACAAGAGTTGCATTCAGTGTGATGGCTCAAGCTCATTAAGCATCTTCTGGCAG GTTCCACAATACTCACTCATTGGAGCATCAGAAGTGTTCATGTACGTGGGTCAGCTCGAGTTCTTCAATGCGCAGACGCCCGATGGACTGAAGAGCTTTGGGAGTGCTCTGTGTATGATGTCAATGTCGATGGGGAACTTTGTAAGTAGCTTGCTGGTGACGATGGTGGTGAAGATCTCTACAGTGGATCACATGCCTGGTTGGATTCCAAGGAACCTCAACAAAGGTCACTTGGACAGATTCTATTTCCTCCTGGCTGCGTTGACCAGCATTGACCTAGTGATGTACATCGCATGTGCAAGATGGTACAAATGTATACAATTAGAAGGGAAAGATGAGAGACAAGACATGATGAGTGATGATGAAAATGACTCCGACAGTGACGCCTACGAGGAGCGACCGAAAGTCTAA
- the LOC108813313 gene encoding pentatricopeptide repeat-containing protein At1g32415, mitochondrial, with the protein MRALCVKKVYSFLSKLSLASSVYCRRYTGHAISNHRTHHRGFSNEEALILRRLSEGGLVHARHLLDKIPQRGSISRVRYWTSLLTKFAKAGYLYEARALFQVMPERNIVTCNAMLTSYVRCRRLDEAWTLFREMPKDVVSWTVMLTALCDDGRSDDAVELFDEMPERNVVSWNTLVSGLIKNGDMEKAKQVFDAMPSRDVVSWNAMIKGYIENDGLEEAKVLFGSMSERNVVTWTSMVSGYCRYGDVHEAYRLFCEMPERNVVSWTAMIGGFAWNEFHREALLLFLDMKKDLDAVLPNDETLISLAYACGGLGAGFHCLGQQLHAQVISNGWESVDRDGRLAKSLVHMYASSGLIGSAQYLLNESFDLQSCNIMINGYLRTGDLERAQTLFQQVECLHDKVSWTSMINGYLDAGDVSRAFDLFHELHDKDGVTWTVMISGLVRNELFAEAASLLSDMMRHGLKPLNSTYSVLLSSAGATSNLDQGKHLHCVIAKTTACYDPDLILQNSLVSMYAKCGAIDDAYEIFSKMLRKDTVSWNSMIMGLSHHGLADKVLSLFKEMLDSEMKPNSVTFLAVLSACSHSGLITRGLELFKAMKETYSIQPGVEHYISMIDLLGRAGKLREAEEFISTLPFTPDHTVYGALLGLCGLNWRDRDAEGIAKRAAMRLLELDPVNAPGHVALCNVYAGLGKHELEKEMRKEMGVKGVKKTPGCSWIVVNGKSNVFLSGDKSACEVAQMSLPIFCSNGMLEEEEEKVLTLCHC; encoded by the coding sequence ATGCGAGCTCTCTGTGTCAAGAAAGTTTACTCCTTTCTCTCGAAACTATCTTTAGCTTCTTCAGTTTACTGTCGTCGATACACTGGCCATGCGATATCGAATCACAGAACCCATCATCGAGGTTTCTCTAATGAAGAAGCTCTTATCCTACGACGCTTGTCTGAAGGAGGACTCGTACACGCACGCCACCTGCTCGACAAAATTCCTCAGAGAGGAAGCATCAGCCGTGTCAGGTACTGGACTTCGCTTCTCACCAAGTTCGCGAAAGCTGGATACTTGTACGAAGCTAGGGCTTTGTTCCAAGTGATGCCGGAGAGGAACATCGTCACTTGCAACGCGATGCTGACGAGTTATGTCAGATGCAGGAGGCTCGATGAGGCGTGGACTCTGTTCAGGGAGATGCCCAAGGACGTTGTTTCGTGGACTGTGATGCTTACTGCGCTCTGTGATGATGGAAGGAGCGATGATGCGGTCGAGttgttcgatgaaatgcctgagaGAAACGTGGTTTCTTGGAACACGTTGGTCTCGGGTCTGATTAAGAACGGGGATATGGAGAAGGCGAAACAGGTGTTTGATGCTATGCCTAGCCGAGATGTTGTGTCGTGGAACGCTATGATTAAAGGGTATATCGAGAACGATGGATTGGAAGAAGCTAAAGTCTTGTTTGGGAGTATGAGCGAGAGAAATGTAGTTACTTGGACGAGCATGGTGTCTGGTTATTGCCGATACGGAGATGTTCATGAAGCTTATAGATTGTTCTGTGAAATGCCTGAGAGGAATGTCGTTTCTTGGACTGCTATGATCGGTGGGTTTGCTTGGAATGAGTTCCACAGAGAAGCATTGCTGCTTTTTCTTGATATGAAGAAGGATCTTGATGCGGTATTACCGAATGATGAGACTCTTATATCTCTTGCTTATGCTTGTGGTGGTCTTGGTGCTGGATTTCACTGTCTTGGCCAGCAATTGCACGCACAAGTTATATCTAACGGTTGGGAAAGTGTGGATAGAGATGGAAGGTTGGCGAAGAGTCTTGTTCATATGTACGCATCGTCTGGTTTGATCGGTTCAGCGCAGTATCTGCTCAATGAAAGCTTTGATTTACAGTCTTGTAACATTATGATCAATGGTTATCTAAGAACTGGGGATTTGGAACGAGCTCAAACTCTGTTCCAGCAAGTCGAGTGCTTACACGACAAAGTATCTTGGACATCCATGATCAACGGGTATCTGGACGCTGGCGATGTTTCGAGAGCCTTTGATCTTTTTCATGAGCTTCACGACAAGGACGGGGTTACATGGACGGTTATGATCTCAGGGCTTGTCCGAAACGAGCTTTTTGCAGAAGCTGCGTCTCTATTGTCAGATATGATGAGACACGGTCTGAAGCCGTTGAACTCGACTTACTCTGTTCTTCTTAGTTCCGCGGGTGCCACTTCGAATCTTGATCAAGGGAAGCATTTACACTGCGTGATCGCAAAGACTACGGCTTGCTATGATCCTGATCTCATCCTTCAGAACTCTCTTGTCTCGATGTACGCAAAATGTGGAGCCATAGACGATGCTTATGAGATATTCTCAAAGATGCTCCGGAAAGATACAGTTTCATGGAACTCCATGATCATGGGGCTATCACATCACGGCCTAGCGGATAAAGTATTAAGCCTGTTCAAAGAGATGCTTGATTCAGAGATGAAACCGAACTCTGTAACGTTTCTCGCAGTCCTCTCAGCTTGTAGCCACTCTGGACTCATCACAAGAGGTTTAGAACTGTTCAAAGCAATGAAGGAAACCTATTCGATCCAGCCGGGGGTAGAGCATTACATCTCGATGATAGACCTCTTAGGCAGAGCCGGGAAACTAAGAGAAGCAGAGGAGTTCATCTCAACTCTGCCTTTCACTCCAGACCATACAGTCTACGGCGCATTGCTAGGGTTATGCGGGCTCAACTGGAGAGACAGAGATGCAGAAGGCATAGCGAAACGGGCTGCGATGAGGTTGCTGGAGCTGGACCCGGTGAATGCGCCGGGACACGTGGCGCTATGCAACGTGTATGCTGGTTTAGGGAAGCATGAGTTGGAGAAGGAGATGAGGAAAGAGATGGGGGTTAAAGGTGTGAAGAAGACACCAGGATGTAGCTGGATTGTGGTTAATGGAAAATCAAATGTGTTTCTCTCTGGTGAtaaatctgcttgtgaagttgCTCAGATGAGTTTGCCAATCTTTTGTAGTAATGGAatgcttgaagaagaagaggagaaagtgTTGACTCTCTGCCATTGCTGA